In Streptomyces qaidamensis, one DNA window encodes the following:
- a CDS encoding roadblock/LC7 domain-containing protein, whose translation MTQQGTDVSWALRDLVESIQEIRFALVASSDGKAITSYGAEDPDDVDRFAAVVAGLQALAQPVAEQFPKYAGQLRLAMIEVDGGHLFVVRAGVETYLGVLAREGLDQGLLGHQMRDLARRMGELLGTTPRLEEHSG comes from the coding sequence ATGACACAGCAAGGAACAGATGTGAGCTGGGCGCTCCGCGATCTCGTCGAGAGCATCCAGGAGATCCGATTCGCCCTCGTGGCCTCCAGCGACGGCAAGGCCATCACCTCCTACGGCGCCGAAGACCCCGACGACGTCGACCGCTTCGCGGCCGTGGTGGCCGGTCTCCAGGCCCTGGCCCAGCCGGTCGCCGAGCAGTTCCCCAAGTACGCCGGGCAGCTGCGCCTGGCGATGATCGAGGTGGACGGCGGGCACCTCTTCGTGGTGCGCGCGGGTGTGGAGACGTACCTCGGTGTCCTCGCCAGGGAAGGCCTCGACCAGGGCCTGCTCGGGCACCAGATGAGGGACCTGGCCCGCAGGATGGGTGAGCTCCTCGGCACCACTCCGCGCCTGGAGGAGCACTCTGGATGA
- a CDS encoding GTP-binding protein has protein sequence MDLKGFDQPGGSAGDTRSVKVMIAGGFGTGKTTMVRSVSDIKPLTTEETLTQASADVDHLIGVADKTQTTVSLDFGKIGINESLVLYLFGTPGQERFWFLWNGLFKGALGAVVLVDTRRLESSFRAIEEMERLEVPFVVALNVFPDSRNYPVEEIRDALDIPGNTPVVAFDARDRASSRDVLVALIHHLKERSAVALEPR, from the coding sequence GTGGACTTGAAAGGCTTTGACCAACCCGGAGGCTCGGCCGGGGACACCCGCTCGGTGAAGGTGATGATCGCCGGGGGGTTCGGCACCGGGAAGACCACCATGGTCCGGTCGGTCAGCGACATCAAGCCGCTCACCACCGAGGAGACCCTCACCCAGGCCAGTGCCGACGTCGACCACCTCATCGGCGTCGCCGACAAGACGCAGACCACCGTCAGCCTGGACTTCGGCAAGATCGGCATCAACGAGAGCCTGGTGCTGTACCTGTTCGGCACGCCCGGGCAGGAACGGTTCTGGTTCCTGTGGAACGGGCTGTTCAAGGGGGCCCTCGGCGCGGTCGTCCTGGTGGACACGCGCCGCCTGGAGTCCAGTTTCCGGGCGATCGAGGAGATGGAGCGGCTGGAGGTCCCCTTCGTGGTCGCGCTGAACGTCTTCCCCGACTCGCGGAACTACCCGGTCGAGGAGATCCGGGACGCCCTGGACATCCCCGGGAACACCCCGGTCGTGGCCTTCGACGCCCGCGACCGGGCCTCCAGCCGGGATGTCCTGGTCGCACTGATCCATCATCTGAAGGAACGCTCGGCCGTGGCCCTGGAGCCCCGATGA
- a CDS encoding DUF742 domain-containing protein, with product MSAPRRPSDPSGLERYYVLTGGRSGPGGSASSLDVATLVVSRAAPLPGMQHEHEEILRRCRDPLSVAELGAHLGLPFNILAVLLSDLLDAGRVEARNPIPAHDAGRGPDLALLEEVLSGLERL from the coding sequence ATGAGTGCTCCCCGCAGACCGTCGGACCCGTCCGGTCTCGAGCGCTACTACGTCCTCACGGGAGGGCGCAGCGGACCGGGCGGTTCGGCGTCGAGCCTCGACGTGGCGACCCTCGTCGTCTCCCGCGCCGCCCCGTTACCGGGCATGCAGCACGAGCACGAGGAGATCCTCCGCCGCTGCCGCGACCCGCTGTCCGTCGCCGAGCTCGGCGCTCACCTCGGGCTCCCCTTCAACATTCTCGCGGTGCTGCTGTCGGACCTGCTGGACGCAGGTCGCGTCGAAGCCCGTAACCCCATCCCGGCGCACGACGCCGGCCGCGGGCCCGACCTCGCGCTCCTTGAGGAGGTACTCAGTGGACTTGAAAGGCTTTGA
- a CDS encoding sensor histidine kinase, whose product MELATPPPAARAPVAWYSWWLMPLGLGGGTVAATFMSSDRITAAVAGVAATAAGAVCVRLLLRTRAQLHRAEGSFRTTQAEHNQQWQQHVAALERKFAAERATLESQLNEQNSAYERRLADQSATYETQLADQRATYETQLSDRSRAYEERLTEQATSYETQLADQAEVWQEQLTHQLAAVARLADEQLPDAMEKLRAGDAIDDLLPTVNQCAKVSSDLQAELRKLLRTSLIGLEAEFDRSTSAEQAVISIGNRIHVLTSKLRGRLHEMQGEHGRLPAVARGLMELDQELGPADSLAASIGVLGGSDRPGRQWQEPQRLLSVVRGGIGRIKDFHRIQVRHLPELGVDGGLVDHLTLILAHLLDNAARYSPPTEPVLISGKEVPNGVGIEIQDSGKGLSEEKKREAEHALAGTAPGAGLGGITEDANIGLRVVGALARRYGIRVTFADSPWLGTSVVVVVPHKYFSPLPTAAAAPAAPAPEVRTAAPARETATVPEPRAAQAETGETTPGGLPRRRSKRNETEAPRPGERTDRGTVAAVPPDASFSGLAAFATAGRDAAEASEPADGHDTLAGREYTEHRTEESD is encoded by the coding sequence ATGGAACTCGCCACTCCGCCACCGGCGGCGCGGGCCCCTGTCGCCTGGTACAGCTGGTGGTTGATGCCGCTGGGCTTGGGAGGCGGGACCGTTGCCGCCACGTTCATGAGCTCGGATCGAATAACCGCGGCCGTCGCCGGAGTCGCGGCGACGGCGGCCGGTGCCGTGTGCGTACGGCTGTTGCTGCGCACCCGGGCACAACTGCACCGGGCGGAAGGCTCCTTCCGCACCACGCAGGCCGAGCACAACCAGCAGTGGCAGCAGCATGTGGCGGCCCTGGAACGAAAGTTCGCCGCCGAACGCGCCACCCTGGAATCCCAGCTCAACGAGCAGAACTCGGCGTACGAGCGGCGCCTGGCCGACCAGAGCGCGACGTACGAGACGCAGCTCGCCGACCAGAGGGCCACGTACGAGACACAGCTCAGCGACCGGTCCCGGGCCTATGAGGAACGGCTGACCGAGCAGGCCACCTCCTACGAGACCCAGCTCGCCGACCAGGCCGAGGTCTGGCAGGAACAGCTCACCCACCAGCTCGCCGCGGTCGCCCGGCTCGCCGACGAGCAGCTGCCCGACGCGATGGAGAAGCTGCGCGCCGGCGACGCCATCGACGACCTGCTGCCCACGGTCAACCAGTGTGCCAAGGTCAGTTCGGACCTCCAGGCCGAGCTGCGCAAGCTGCTGCGTACCTCCTTGATAGGCCTGGAGGCGGAGTTCGACCGTTCCACCTCCGCCGAACAGGCCGTGATCAGCATCGGCAACCGCATCCACGTGCTGACGAGCAAGCTCCGCGGCCGTCTGCACGAGATGCAGGGCGAGCACGGCCGGCTGCCGGCCGTCGCCCGGGGCCTGATGGAGCTCGACCAGGAGCTCGGCCCCGCCGACTCCCTCGCCGCGAGCATCGGTGTGCTCGGCGGCTCCGACCGGCCCGGCCGGCAGTGGCAGGAGCCGCAGCGGCTGCTGAGCGTGGTGCGCGGCGGCATCGGCCGGATCAAGGACTTCCACCGGATCCAGGTGCGCCACCTGCCCGAACTGGGCGTCGACGGCGGTCTTGTGGACCACCTCACGCTGATCCTGGCCCACCTCCTGGACAACGCGGCCCGCTACTCGCCGCCCACCGAGCCGGTGCTCATCTCCGGCAAGGAGGTGCCCAACGGCGTCGGGATCGAGATCCAGGACTCCGGCAAGGGCCTGAGCGAGGAGAAGAAGCGCGAGGCCGAACACGCCCTCGCGGGCACCGCGCCCGGCGCGGGCCTCGGCGGCATCACCGAGGACGCCAACATCGGCCTGCGCGTCGTCGGTGCCCTCGCCCGCCGCTACGGCATCCGCGTCACCTTCGCGGACTCGCCGTGGCTCGGAACCTCCGTGGTGGTCGTGGTCCCGCACAAGTACTTCAGCCCGCTGCCCACGGCCGCGGCCGCACCGGCGGCGCCCGCCCCGGAGGTACGCACCGCGGCCCCGGCCCGCGAGACGGCCACCGTGCCCGAACCACGGGCCGCGCAGGCAGAGACCGGGGAGACCACGCCCGGCGGACTGCCCCGGCGCCGCAGCAAGCGGAACGAGACGGAGGCGCCCAGGCCGGGCGAGCGGACCGACCGGGGCACCGTCGCCGCCGTTCCACCGGACGCGTCCTTCTCGGGTCTCGCCGCCTTCGCCACCGCCGGACGCGACGCGGCGGAGGCATCCGAGCCGGCCGACGGCCACGACACCCTCGCCGGCCGCGAGTACACCGAGCACCGCACCGAAGAGAGCGACTAG
- a CDS encoding cytochrome P450 has product MNDSTEPGLQAVRGCPVAHHGADLTRLYGPDAATDPAGIYERLRKEHGSVAPVLLEGDVPAWLVLGYRDNRRVLDNPRQFSRDARIWRDWREGRIEETSPIMPMVGWRPDCVSQDGEPHRRLRGAVTDGLQAAAARGIRRHVTYFANKQVDAFADAGRADLVADYAEQLPMLVLTRMLGLPAADGLRLIESCAEVFKGGEGALEHNDRIMQILAELAERKRAEPGSDFATALLEHPAGLDHDEVVSHLRLVLIAAHTTTSNLLARVLQRVLTDSARLSGLVSGELNISSAVEEVMWDTPPLSVLPGRFATADLELGGHHVQEGELLILGLAAGNLDPDVRPDSAVAVQGNQSHLAFSSGPHECPGQNIGQSIIEIGVDVLLHRLPDLRLAVPPEELSSTASTWESRLDSLPVEFAV; this is encoded by the coding sequence ATGAACGACTCGACCGAACCCGGACTCCAGGCCGTGCGGGGCTGCCCCGTCGCCCACCACGGCGCTGACCTGACCAGGCTGTACGGCCCGGACGCCGCGACCGACCCGGCGGGCATCTACGAGCGGCTGCGCAAGGAACACGGCTCGGTCGCGCCGGTCCTGCTCGAAGGGGACGTCCCCGCCTGGCTGGTCCTCGGATACCGCGACAACCGGCGGGTGCTCGACAACCCCCGCCAGTTCAGCCGGGACGCGCGGATCTGGCGGGACTGGCGGGAGGGCCGTATCGAGGAGACCTCGCCGATCATGCCGATGGTCGGCTGGCGCCCCGACTGTGTGTCCCAGGACGGCGAACCGCACCGCAGGCTGCGCGGCGCCGTCACCGACGGGTTGCAGGCGGCGGCCGCCCGGGGCATCCGGCGGCACGTCACGTACTTCGCGAACAAGCAGGTCGACGCGTTCGCCGACGCCGGGCGCGCCGACCTGGTGGCCGACTACGCCGAGCAACTGCCGATGCTCGTGCTCACCAGGATGCTGGGCCTTCCCGCGGCGGACGGGCTACGCCTGATCGAGTCGTGCGCCGAGGTCTTCAAGGGCGGTGAGGGCGCCCTCGAGCACAACGACCGGATCATGCAGATCCTCGCGGAACTCGCCGAGCGCAAGCGGGCCGAGCCGGGCTCCGACTTCGCCACGGCCCTGTTGGAGCACCCGGCCGGCCTCGACCACGACGAGGTCGTCAGCCATCTGCGCCTGGTGCTGATCGCCGCGCACACCACCACCAGCAACCTGCTGGCCCGGGTCCTGCAACGGGTCCTCACCGACTCCGCCCGGCTGTCCGGTCTGGTCAGCGGGGAGCTGAACATCTCCTCAGCGGTGGAAGAGGTCATGTGGGACACCCCGCCGCTGTCCGTGCTGCCGGGCCGGTTCGCAACCGCCGACCTGGAGCTCGGAGGCCATCACGTCCAGGAGGGGGAACTGCTCATCCTGGGACTGGCCGCCGGCAACCTCGACCCGGATGTACGGCCCGACTCGGCCGTCGCCGTGCAGGGTAACCAGTCGCACCTGGCGTTCAGCTCCGGACCGCACGAGTGCCCGGGGCAGAACATCGGCCAGTCCATCATCGAGATCGGCGTGGACGTCCTGCTGCACCGGCTGCCGGATCTGCGCCTGGCCGTACCGCCGGAAGAACTCAGCTCGACCGCCTCCACGTGGGAGTCCCGGCTGGACAGCCTGCCGGTCGAGTTCGCCGTCTAG